A single Brienomyrus brachyistius isolate T26 chromosome 11, BBRACH_0.4, whole genome shotgun sequence DNA region contains:
- the pdcd5 gene encoding programmed cell death protein 5 isoform X2: MADEELEAIRRQRMAELQAKHGESANGQGQEEAKQRENDMRNTILAQVLDQSARARLSNLALVKPEKAKAVENYLIQMARFGQLGGKISESGLIEILEKVSQQTEKKTTVKFNRRRVMDSDEEDED, encoded by the exons ATGGCGGACGAAGAGCTGGAGGCTATCCGGCGGCAGCGTATGGCCGAGCTGCAAGCCAAACATGGG GAATCTGCAAATGGCCAAGGGCAGGAGGAGGCTAAGCAGAG AGAAAATGACATGAGAAACACAATCTTGGCTCAAGTCTTGGATCAATCTGCCCGTGCCAGAT TGAGCAACCTAGCTCTAGTGAAGCCAGAAAAGGCAAAAGCTGTGGAAAATTACCTCATTCAGATGGCACGTTTCGGCCAGCTTGGTGGGAAG ATTTCAGAGTCGGGGTTGATAGAGATCCTTGAGAAGGTCAGTCAGCAGACAGAGAAGAAGACAACAGTCAAG TTCAACAGACGACGAGTGATGGACTCGGacgaagaggatgaagactga
- the pdcd5 gene encoding programmed cell death protein 5 isoform X1, which yields MADEELEAIRRQRMAELQAKHGVAWDRPDSESANGQGQEEAKQRENDMRNTILAQVLDQSARARLSNLALVKPEKAKAVENYLIQMARFGQLGGKISESGLIEILEKVSQQTEKKTTVKFNRRRVMDSDEEDED from the exons ATGGCGGACGAAGAGCTGGAGGCTATCCGGCGGCAGCGTATGGCCGAGCTGCAAGCCAAACATGGG GTGGCGTGGGATCGGCCGGACTCG GAATCTGCAAATGGCCAAGGGCAGGAGGAGGCTAAGCAGAG AGAAAATGACATGAGAAACACAATCTTGGCTCAAGTCTTGGATCAATCTGCCCGTGCCAGAT TGAGCAACCTAGCTCTAGTGAAGCCAGAAAAGGCAAAAGCTGTGGAAAATTACCTCATTCAGATGGCACGTTTCGGCCAGCTTGGTGGGAAG ATTTCAGAGTCGGGGTTGATAGAGATCCTTGAGAAGGTCAGTCAGCAGACAGAGAAGAAGACAACAGTCAAG TTCAACAGACGACGAGTGATGGACTCGGacgaagaggatgaagactga
- the LOC125751932 gene encoding 5-hydroxyisourate hydrolase-like has translation MSSNRLKRIKDHILSENQCSEMATPEGSPLTTHVLNTAEGVPGSHMALSLHRLDTSLAVWSLLSTGVTNDDGRCTGLITREAFIPGMYKMRFETGEYWEHRGQKCFYPYVEVVFTITDSTKKFHVPLLLSCFSYTTYRGS, from the exons ATGAGTTCAAACCGATTAAAACGCATAAAGGATCACATTCTGTCTGAAAATCAG TGCTCAGAAATGGCCACTCCTGAGGGCAGCCCACTCACCACCCATGTGCTGAACACTGCAGAGGGCGTCCCAGGGTCCCATATGGCCCTCAGTCTGCACCGCCTAGACACCAGCCTGGCAGTCTGGAGCCTTCTGTCCACGGG GGTCACCAACGATGATGGCCGCTGTACAGGACTCATCACTAGAGAGGCTTTCATACCTGGCATGTACAAGATGCGCTTTGAGACTGGAGAGTACTGGGAGCACCGAGGCCAGAAGTGTTTCTATCCATATGTTGAG GTTGTCTTCACCATAACTGATTCTACAAAGAAGTTCCATGTGCCTCTGCTTCTGAGCTGCTTCTCTTACACCACCTACAGGGGGAGTTAG